GCTCCCCCTCGGGGGTCAACTTCTGGACGCGGAAGTTCATCGAATCGGTGACGTAGAGGTTCCCGTCGGGGGCGGCATAGATGGCCACCGGGTACTTGAACTTGCCCGGCTCCGCCCCCTCGCCGCCGAGGGTGCCGACCTTTCGGCCGGTCTCCTTGTCGAAGACCTCGATCTCGTGGTCCTTGGCGTCGGTGACGTACAGCCTGTCGCCGAGGACGGCGACGTCGGTCGGACGGAGCTCGTCGGGGTTTCCGTATCCCTTGAGGACCGCTCCCGTCTCCGTGTCGTAGGCGACGACCTGGCTCCGGCCGGCGTCGGCGACGAAGAGGCGGCCTTCGTCGTCGATGTCGAGGCCGAGGGGGTTGCCGAGGCCCTCGGCGAAAAGGTCGAACCGCTTGCCGGGCAGGTCGATGCGGACGATCGCTCCGAGGCGGCCGTCCGCGACATAGATCACGCCGTCATGGACACCCACCCCGCGCGGCCGCACGAGCTGCCGCGTGGGCGCGTCTCCGAGAAGGGCGGCGGTGAGACCCTTGCGCAGGCCCGGGACGTCCTTGTCGGACGTCACGGCCATCAGGAACTGCAGCCGGGGCTCGTCGGGCGGGGGCGGGAAGAAACCCTCCTGGGGGCCGGGTTTCTTCGTCTCGACACTCGCGCAGCCGGCGATGCCGGCCGCCAGCAACACGAGCGCCGCCGTCCGTCCCCGCGGACGGGCCCGCTTCGTCGTCTTCTTCATGGGATTCGCCCTAACGCGCCGGGGAAGGGGCCGCGCGGGCTCCGGCCCCTCTCCCCTCATGGCGCAAGGCTACTTCGCGTGGCAGGTCAGGCACAGACCGGACGGGCTCCCGCCCTGATTGGTGGTCTGCGCGACGCGAAGGAGGTGCGTGTTCGGCACCGCCTCGCCCGGGCTGTCGTGCACGTCGTGGCACGAGCTGCACTGGACCTTGCCGTTCTGGAGGACGTCGGCGATCGTCCCGGAGGTCCCCATCGGATCGGTCTTCGGGTGCAGGCCGGGATCCGCGTTCTCGTCGTAGACGATCGACAGCGGGTGCGTGGCCCGCAGGTCGGTGCCCTCACCGCCCGGGACGTTCGGGATCCGGGCATCCGGATCCTCGTCCTGGATGTAGAGCGTGCCGCCGCTTCCGATGTTCTTGTCGAACTCGTCGATGGCGACCGTGCCGTCGTGGCAGCCGAGGCACATCTTGCTGATGCCGGTCGGCTCGGCATCGATCGCGCCGTCGAGCGTGTCCGACGAGTACATGGTGTAGGCATGGTTCGGCAGCGCGTGGTTCCACAGCAGGCCGACGAGGCCGATGTCCCGGCCGTGGTCGTGCGGCACGTGGCAGACCCGGCAGATCTCCTGGCGGAAGTTCCACGACTCCGCCGAGAAGTCGTGCGGGCTGCCGACGATGCCGTTGCCGGACCCGTTGGCGAGCGCCGCCGGCGCGACGAGCAACGCAAGGGCACAAGCGGCGTACAGCAGCTTGGGGGTTCTCATGGTGGTTTCGCCCTCCCGGTGCCCGGCCCCGGGGCCGAGCACGGATTACGAGTTGGACCTTGAGTTGGGAAAGGAACGCCAAACCGTTTCCGGCTGGCCCGCGGGCGTTCCTTTCCCCGTTCCTCTGCGCCGGGAATTATACTACTAAATGGTCACATAATCCTAATTAGTTATACACTTTTTTCGACCGGCCGGGACGGCGGCGAGGGCCCCCCGGCCCAGGGGTCCGGGGCCGTTTGCCCCAGCCGGGAGCGGAAGGTAAAACCAACCCTTCCAGCCCGGTTTGAGGCACCCCCCATACGACACACCTCGAAGAGAGGTTTCCTCATGTCCATCAGGAATCCGAATCGACCCGGCGGCGCGGCCGCCGCGGCCCCGCGGGGCGCGCTCGATCGCATCCTCGACGCGGTCGGCAGCCTCACGTTCGGCATCGTCATCATGACCGCGATCCTGATCTACTGCTGGATCGGATCCGCGGGCTTCGCCCCCTTCTCCGACTGGTTCGTCCGGCAATCGTTCGAAAAGACGGAGATGGAGTGGTTCAACTGGTGGCCGTTCCACGTGCTGCTGGCCCTGATGTGCCTTTCGCTCGTGGTGGCCACCGTGAGGAAGGTCCGCCTCGATCTGCCGCACCTGGGCCTGTGGCTCACCCACGGCGGGATCCTCGTGGTGGTGCTCGGCACCGTCTATTACTTCGGCATGAAGCGCGAGGGCGACGTCCTCGTGTACCGGCGCCAGGCCGTCATCACCCTCCCCGGCGGTTCTCCCGCGGCGATGACGTTGCGCCCCGGGGAAGCGGTGACCGTCCGCGGCGAGGGCAAGGCCTACCGCGTGCAGGTGGCCGACCTCAATCCGCACTACCGGCTCCGCTCCGGCGACGACGCCGGCAAGGAGACCTACGCGGCGCAGCTCTTCTTCCAGCCGCTGGAGGGGGATGCCCATCCCTTCATCCGGCAGCTCCTGGTGGGCTACCCGCAATACACGGAGGATGTCCTCCCGGGCCGCGGGCGGGCGGTCAAGGTGACCGGCGAGAAGCTCGTCGACAAGGACGTCGAGGTCGAGCTGAGGTACGCCCCCGCCGACCGGATCTACCTGCGGGACACCGCTGCGATCCACGTGCGGCCGGCGGGCGCCGGGGACGATGCGTGGATCGAACTTCCGGTTCCCGGCCTGCCGCACTACAACGAATACGCGCTCGCCGCGGCGGACGTGGTCGTCCCGCCCGGCGAGGAGCACCCGCTGCGCCGCCTGGAAATCCCGGTGGACGCCTCTCCGGCGGCACGACTGCTCGGTGAGGGCACGCGGGTCCGCGTGACCGGGTTCCTGCCGTTCGCGCATCTCGAGGAGCGGTGGGAGCCGGGCGGCGACGAGTTCCACCCTCTCATGCGCTTCGCGCTCCACATCGGCAACACCAATGCGAGCGGAACGCTCCACGCCGACGCGCCGCATCCGCATCACGTCCAGGTGGGGCGCCAACTGCTCGACGTCTCCTTCAAGTGGATCGAGTCGCAGGAGGAGCTCGACCGATTGATCGCTCCCGGCCCGTCGACGCTCGTCGTCTCGGTCCCCGAGCGGCACGTGACGCGGCGGATTCGCCTCGCCGATGCCCAGGAACGGGCGGTGGCGGTTCCGGGAACCGGGTACAAGCTCCAGGTCCTGGAGGTGCAGCCGCACTGGACGCTGGCCGGCGAGGAGGGCGGCGTGGCGTCGATGGTGCTCGTCCGCGTGACGAAGGGCGACCGCAGCTTCCTCCGGGCGGTCGTGACGCCCCAGGTCGAACTCTCGCAGGACATCGACGAGAGCGGACACCAGGCGGGCCGAATCCTCGACGATTCGATCCGCATCGAGGTGGAGAACCTCTCCTTGCCCGGCCTCACGCTGGTCGCCGGGCCCGTCGGGCTGCACGCGATCGTCGTCGACGGCGCCGGCCAGGTGACTCACAGGCCGGCGAAGCTGGGCGTGCCGGTGGTGTTCCCCTTCGACGATCTCCAGGTGACGATCGCGGCGGTCAGCGAGAAGGCGAGGAAGGTGCTGCGGCCGGTGGTGATTCCGTGGCGCGAGCGCGACCGGAAGGCCGGCATGGCGTACGCCGCGGTGCAGGTCGAGATCGCGGGCCCGCAGGGCGCCGAGCGCTATTGGGTGCGCTACAGCCACTACGCGCATCCCAGCCGGGCCGGGTTCTTCCCGCAGCGGGTGACGCTCCCCGACGGCCGGGCCATCGAGCTGCTCTTCTCCCGCCGCACGCTGCCCCTCCCCGCGCCGGTGGCGCTGGAGGCGTTCCAGCTCGAAACGTACACCGGCGGAACGCGGGAGCGGGACTACATCAGCCTGGTCCGCTTCCGCGAGGACGGCGGCTGGTCCGACATCAAGGAGATCCGCAGCAACCAGCCGACCGCCTACCGCGGCTGGTGGTTCTTCCAGAGCACCTGGGATCCGCCCGTTCCCCAGGCCAACTACGCCGGCATGAACTACACGGGGCTCGGTGTCGGCAATCGGCACGGCGTCGCGATCATGCTCTGGGGGAGCCTGCTCACCGTTTTCGGCACCTTCTGGGCCTTCTACATCAAGCCGATCCTGCTCCGCCGGAGGCGCGCGGCCGAAGCCGTCGCGGCGCCCGCGGCGCCGGCCCCCGAACCGGAGCTCGAACCGGTGGCCGTCGGCGGCTCGACGAGCCGGTCGGACGCGTGACCCGAGGAGACGCGCCATGAGCAACCAGAAGCGTAGATTCCCCCGCACCGGCGGCGCCCTCCTGCTCGCGGCGAGCCTCGCCGCGGCCGGGATCTCGCCGCTCCTCGCCGCCGGCGAGCCGGCGATCGAGCTCTCCGTGAGCAAGTCGTTCGCCGCCGCGCTCGACCTCGATCCGATCCGGCTGGCGGCCGTCCAGGACGGCGGCCGGCTGAAGACGGTCGACTCCCTCGCCCGCGAGAAGCTGAAGTACGTCAACAGCTCCCGGGCGATGAGGAAGCTCGATCCGGTGCTGGTGTTCCTCGACCTGATGCTGGTCCCGGAGCACTACGCCGGCACGAACATCGTCTACATCCGAAAGAAGCCGTTCCGGCAGCAGCTCGTGCAGAAGATCCGCAGCGTCACCTCCCGCGACGAGCGGACGGGGCCGATCTCCGATCCGGAGCTGGACCGCATCGAGGAGACGGGGTTCGTGTCGCTGATGTTCCTCGACCACCCCGTCGTGCGTGACGTCCTCTCCGAGCTGCAGCGGGACCTCATGCGCGCGAACAAGGAGGTCCAGAAGCTCGAAGATGCCCGCGCCCTGGCGGACGCCCGCGTCCTGCGCTCGATCTTCCGCGTGATTCCGCCCCCGGGCGGCACGCCGCTGGATCCGTGGTACTCGATCGACGCGATCGAGCGCCCGCAAATGCCCGACATCCCCGCCCACGCCGGGATGCGCTCCGGCGGCGGGGTCCCCGGGTTGCCGGAGGAGGTGGCCGCGAAGCTGCGCGAGGCCTGGACAGGGCTGGCCGAGGCGTGGCGCTTCCAGGACGCCGCCAAGGCGAACGAGTCGATCCGAACGCTCGCCGAAACGCTCGCCTCCGTGGAACCGTCGCTTTACCCGTCGGAGCGGCGCCGGGCGTGGGAGCACTGGTACTACCGCAACAACAAGCTGACGCAGACGTGGATCCTCTACTTCCTCGCCCTCCCCTTCCTGCTGATGGCCACCGCTTACGGGTTCCGCTGGGCGAGGGCGGTGGGGCTCCTGCTGTTCGTGGCCGCGTTCCTGCTGCACACGCTCTCCATCGGCCTGCGCTGGTACCTCGCCGGACGGATCCCCAACGCGAACATGTTCGAGGCGATCACCGCTTCCGCCTGGTTCGGCGGCGCGGCGGCCCTGGTGATGGAGCTGGTCCTGCGGCGCTGGCCGGTGAAGAACCTCCCCGCCCTCGGAGCGTCGGCCTACGCGATGACGGCGATGATGGTCGCCAACTTCATGCCGGTCGCTCTCGACTCCGACATCGGCGTGCTGATGCCGGTGCTCGACCGGACGATCTGGCTCTACATCCACACGAACATCGTCATCGCCTCCTACGCCCTGATCTTCTTCGCGGCGGTGACCGCGCTCCTCTACCTCGGGCTGCGGTTCGCGATGACGTTCAGCACTTCCTCCCGCCTGCGGGAGGTGTGGGCCGGCAGCGGGGGCAGCGCCACCGTGGCCGTCGAGGGGGGAGCGGCCTCCCTCATCCTCGGCCGCCGCATCCGGCCCGGCGAGGCGCTGAACGTGGGCCTGGCGAAGAGCCTCGACGGCGCGACGATGATCTTCCTCGAGGTGGCGTTCCTCGCCCTGTGGGTGGGGACGATCCTCGGGGCGGTGTGGGCCGACGTGTCCTGGGGGCGTCCCTGGGGCTGGGACCCCAAGGAGGTCTTCGCCCTCAACACCTGGATCGTCTTCCTCATCCTCCTGCACGTGCGGCTGAAGGTGAAGGACAAGGCGTTCTGGACGGCGATCCTCGCGATCGTCGGATGCGCCGTGATGCTGTTCAACTGGATCGCGGTGAACTTCGTGATCGTCGGGCTCCACAGCTACGCCTGAGGAGCGGCCGCGGCGGGGGCCCCGTCCTCGGGCCCCCGCCGGCGGCGCCGCCCCCGGCCCCGTGCCCGGGGGCGGCCCGGCGAATCGTCAATCGCAGCGGTTGGCCAGGTCCTGCGGGAACGGGCAGAGCGTGCTGGAGGTGTCTTCCGGGCGTTCGGCGCCGCCGCTGTCCACCCCGTAGGAGCCCTCGACCGAGCCGTCGTTGGCGACCACCACGAAGAAGAGCGACGCCGGCGAGGACGGCGGCATCCAGTCGTAGCTCCCGGAGTTGCCGATCGCGCACTCCTGCCCGCTGTAGGCGTAGCTGGCCACCTGATCGAGCGGTCCGTACTCGATCACGTTGTCGGTGGCGGCGCAGGCGGGCGCGTAGGTGATGTGGATCGCGCCGGAGGCGAGCCGTTCCGCCGTCATCTGCGCCAGCGAGCCTCCCGACACCTCTCCCGGTGTCGCCGAGGGCCCGCAGTCCGGATCGGCGGTGTCGTAGGACAGGTCGCCGTCGTTGTCGAGTCCCTCGAGCGCTCCCGCCTTGTTCTCGGTGTAGTCGGGCGGCGGGTTGCACGGGTCCTTCGGGATCCTCGGCCATCCCGGCTTTCCGTAGTACGGCGGCAGGACCGTTTCACCGACGGGCGTGTACGAGGCGGGATCGGCGTCCGGATGGCACAGGCCGCACTCGGTCACCCCTGCGCGCCAGTGATGCTGGCGCAGCCCGGCGCCGAACCCCTGGGTGCCCGTTCCGGACCCGTCCTCGGCGCGGCCGTGGCATCCCGAGCATCCGTAGGGCGGGAGGTTCGCCACCCCGCTCGACTCGCCGATCCGGACGGGGAACTTGCCCCCCTTGTGGCAGGCGTCGCACTCGCCGTCCAGCATGTCGTAGCGGTGGATGTTGTGGAGATTGCCCCAGTCCTGGCCGTCGGTGTTCGAGATGTAGTGGTTGCTGCGGAAATCTCCGTGACAGGCGCGGCAGTTCGTCGCGTCACGGTTCTCCGAATAGGTCTGATACGCCAGAGCCGCTCCGGTCGCGCCCGCGGCGACCAGAAGCGCGGCCCAGAACACGAACCAACGGTCGCCGGCGCTCCGCGCCGGACGCTCCCGCTTCCCCTCGATGCGTCGCATGCCGCCTCCTTCGGCGCCGCGCGACCGCACCGCCCTCGCACGCACGTGCCCTCCGCGCACGCCGCTGCCGGCGTGCCGCGGGCCTTGCAGAGGGCAGGGGAACGTGGATCTGCGGTGCGGGCCGGCGCGCCACGTGCGGGCCCGACGCGCGTCGACTCGCGTCGTCTCCCACCGCAGAGGAAACGAGTCTAGTCAGCTCGGAGCACGCCTGCCCGCGCGCCGGTGCGTTCGATCACGGCCGTCCGTGATGGCGGTCAAGGATCTGATCCGGGCGGATCACGCACGCGAAAGCGGCCGACGCGGCGAGGGCCTTGCGCGCAGCGGGGGCGACGAATGCCGCGACGGGACTCGGGGCGGCGCGATCGGCGGTGCGGCGGCCGGCTTCCTCCCGCTCGTCACCGGCCCTCCCGCGAGTGGATCGTTTCCCCGAACTGCCCGGCGATCGGTTGGGCCGCGCTCGGTGCGGCGTGGCCGGCCCTGTTTCGAAAGCCTTGGAGGGGTGCTTCCCCGATGGTGCGTTCTCGCACCGAAACCATTGAGCACTCGGAGGTTATGACCTCGGGCGGCCGCGTGGCCGCGAGATCGTCCCGGAGTCTCTACCTGCCGTTGAGTTGCGGAGCGTTTCGCACCATTGAGGGTGCACCTCCGAAGCCTTGCCGCGGACCGCTCGGGTTTCGTGCGGGCCATCGAGCGGTCTGATGCGGCGTTTCGCTACGGTGTTTCCGGGCGATCCGGCCCAGGAGCGTATCGCCTCAGACGGCACGCGCCGTCCGGCCGGCGCCGGCCGCCCTCTCGGCGAACTCTCGCACGAGCCGGACCATCCCCTCCTCCACCGTGATCCGCGCGCGCCACCCGAGGATCCGCTCGGCGCGCCGCGGGTCGCCGAAGAACCGCTCGACGTCGAACCGCCGCGGAGGTGCGTCGACCACCGTCAGCCCCGGGGCCGCGTTCGCGGCGGCGAGCGCAGCCAGGCGACCGAGCGTGGTCGGCCGTCCGGTGAGCAGGTGGACGTGCGGAAGGCCTCGCTCGCCGTCCAGAAGCAGGTGGACGAGGGCGACGACGCCGCGCGCGGCGTCCTCCACGTGCGTGAAGTCGAAGCAATTCGACCGGCCGCAGATCCGGATCGTCCCTCCCTCCGCCGCGGTGCGGGCGAAGGCCGGGACGACCCGGTCCGGATGATCGTCCACGTCGCCGTAGACGTTGGACAGTCGGACGACCGCCGTCCGGAGGCCGAGGCGGCAGGCGGCCAGGACGTCTCGCTCGGCGATCAGCTTCGACCGGCCGTAGACGTTGACCGGTGCGAGCGGCGCGTCTTCGGTGGCCGGAAGGTGGCGGGATCGGCCGTAGACCTCCCGGCTGCTGGCGAACAGGACGAAGGGCCGCGAGGGGGACCGCAGCGCCGCGTCGAGGACGCGGCGCGTCCCGAGGACGTTCTGCCGCAGGCAGTTCCGGGGAGCGCGCTGGCCCCACACGACGCGGCTGACACCGGCGAGGTGCACGATCCCAGCACAGCCTTCGGCCGCCCGGAGGAGCCGGTCGCGGTCGAGCACGTCGCACCGTTCCGGACCGCGCAGGTCGTACCGCCTCACCGGAACGCCTTGCGCCTCCAGGACCCGCCGCAGCCCTCGACCGACCAGCCCCTCGGACCCGGTGATCAGGATCGGTCCCATGCCTTCAGCCCCGCTCGATCAGCTCGACGAGCCCGTACTCCCGGCTCAGCACCCAGACGATACGCCGCCCTCCGAACTCCGGCACGGCCCGCACCGGCGAGATCCGGTGGAATCCCTCCGGCCGGCAGGTCTCCAGCGCGCTCTCCAGGTCGCCGACCTCGAAGCAGACGTGGAGCAGCTTCCTCCCTTCCGCCAGCGAACGGGCGATCGGGGAGCGCTCGCCCAGCGGCTCGAGGAGCTCCAGCAGTGCCCCGCCGACGCGGACGAACGCCATCCGCACCCCCTCGGTGCGGTTGGGCGTGATCGCCTCCTCCGGCACGAGATCCGGCAGGCGCTCCACGGCGAGGCCGACGTGGTGGAAGCGGGCATCCGGTCCGAAGAACGCGCGGTCGACGGGGCCGGGGACGGGAAGGTCCGGCGAGTGCCCCGCCGCTCCCGCGCCGTCGCGCACCACCCGGTCACTCCCCGCGCGGGCCCAGGCGGCGGGCGATGCGGCGCGCGAGGGCCTCGACCGTCAGTTGCTCGCCGGCGGCGATCAGATCCATCACGCTGATCGTCTCGCCGTAGCGGCGATCGAGTTCCTTCTCCAGGTTGAGGGCGAACATCACGAACGTCATCGAGTCGAGCAGCGGATCGTCGCCCACCAGGACCGTATCGGGTGTCCGGCCGGGCCCGCCCGGCTCGACCGGCTCCCGCGTCGCTTCGTCGATCGCTGCGTAGATGGCCCGCTCGATCTCGCTCGTCTGCGTCGTTTCCATCGAGGTCGCTCCTGGTCACCGCTCCTGGGACTCACCGCGCCCCGCCGGCTCCGGCTGCGGCGTGCCGAGATCGGGCGGCACCTTGGCCCGCAGCTTGAGCGCGCGGCCGGGGACGCCCATCACCGTCTCCCCGGCCTCGATCCGCTGGACCACCATCGAGCAGGCGCCGACGGTAGCCCAAGCGCCGATCTCCACCTCCGGCAGGATGGCGGCGCAAGAGCCGACGTAGACCCCCTCCCCCAGGTGCACGCGGGCGTTGATGGCGGCGTTCGGGGCCACCACGCAGCCGCGCTCGAGGATCGCCTCGTGTCCGACCACCGCCCCCATGAACACGCAGCATCCGTCGGCGATGCGCGCCTCGGGGCCGATGGTCGCATAGCGGTAGACGATCACGTCGGTCGCCAGCTCCGCGCCGCTCGTGTCCACCTCCG
Above is a window of Acidobacteriota bacterium DNA encoding:
- a CDS encoding cytochrome C, producing the protein MRTPKLLYAACALALLVAPAALANGSGNGIVGSPHDFSAESWNFRQEICRVCHVPHDHGRDIGLVGLLWNHALPNHAYTMYSSDTLDGAIDAEPTGISKMCLGCHDGTVAIDEFDKNIGSGGTLYIQDEDPDARIPNVPGGEGTDLRATHPLSIVYDENADPGLHPKTDPMGTSGTIADVLQNGKVQCSSCHDVHDSPGEAVPNTHLLRVAQTTNQGGSPSGLCLTCHAK
- a CDS encoding SDR family oxidoreductase, with product MGPILITGSEGLVGRGLRRVLEAQGVPVRRYDLRGPERCDVLDRDRLLRAAEGCAGIVHLAGVSRVVWGQRAPRNCLRQNVLGTRRVLDAALRSPSRPFVLFASSREVYGRSRHLPATEDAPLAPVNVYGRSKLIAERDVLAACRLGLRTAVVRLSNVYGDVDDHPDRVVPAFARTAAEGGTIRICGRSNCFDFTHVEDAARGVVALVHLLLDGERGLPHVHLLTGRPTTLGRLAALAAANAAPGLTVVDAPPRRFDVERFFGDPRRAERILGWRARITVEEGMVRLVREFAERAAGAGRTARAV